In Capricornis sumatraensis isolate serow.1 chromosome 2, serow.2, whole genome shotgun sequence, the DNA window TGGCTCACAAAGGCAGCCCACTCGCGGATGTTCCACTGTGCAAAAGGAGACAGCAAGGCCTTGCCAGAAGAGACCCTGCGACAGTACTGGGTTTGCCAACAAGTTCGTTCGGGTCTTCTGTAAGATGCTACAGATGAACGATGAACTTAAGATGTAAGATGAACGAACTTTTTGACCAAGCCAAATAGTTCCCGGTAGCTTTTCTCCCCGGATCTGTTACCGACTCAGCTGCTTTGCTCAGGGGTTTAGATTGAAACCCACTAGAGCCATTTCCCAGACCTGTGCGGACGAAACCCCCTTTAGTGGATGTTCCTCCTAATCCCTGCTGGGCACTTTCGGGTTATGAAGGCCCTTTGTAAACTTGAGACCTATGAAAATAGTGTGCTTTCCCTCAGGACACAGGCAGTGCCTGCACACGCCTAATGTGTGCGTGCCAACAATGGCTAGGAAACGCTGCCATTTTCCATTCTTCCTGCCTTTGCTATCTTATTACGGGGAAGACAGACTGGGTCGTGTGGAATCAGAAGACACTTGGCTTTTTTAAGGGCATGCTTGTGTTTTCCTCCCCTGAGCTGCTAGGTCTGGGCGAGTGGAACCCTCGCCTCAGCTGGAACACCTGTTCACCCTAGGAGACAGGGGCAGGAAGCTTTCCATGCTGTTTCCTTTAGAGGCCCGGAAGGCTTGAGGagccccatcccttccctctagaGCTTCACAGAGGttacatttttttcagttctgaTGCCAACCTCTCCGAGCATGCTCAGTACATTTCACCCACATCAGTAGCCCAGTGACATCGTAAAGAAAGTGCCCTCCACTCTTTCTAGGTTGAAGAGCTGGCCCTCCAGTCGATGATTAGTTCTAGAAGAGAAGGCGAGATGCTGCCCTCTCAGCCTGCACCTGAACCATCACATGATGTAAGCTTGATCAGTGTGGGCCTGGGGGGAGAATGCAGTCCATTCTGCTCTTATGCTGCTGAGGGGTCAGAAATTGTAGATACCCTTATCAAACCCACAGAACTCTGGGGAGTGCTAGTAAGAACCTCCTGGTTTAATTAACTGGTTAGTGtatattactattttaaacaGGGAACATCTACCAGCTGGGTACACTTCGGTTGGCTGTACTATTGTATCCCTTCCACCTTCCTACTCTTCCATTCTCTCTAGTCACACCAATGAACTGGGGAGAGTGAAGATCTTTGCAGGAATATGTCAAAATTCCTGCTGCTCTGAGTAAGTAAGTTTAGGATTTGATAATAGACTGTAGCTTCAACCACAAAGCCTAGAACTAGAGTTCTAGTCCTCCTCATATCCTCTGACCAAGTGCCCTCAGGAAAATCATCTTCTAGATAAACCACATTTGAATGTTCTCCCAGCTGTGTGTTAAGCATTTAAAACCACTGGAAAGCAGCACATCTAAGCCAGTGTATAATTCTTATGTAAGAACCATGTGTGTAAATCAGGTAATCTGTCAAATCTAGTGCATTCACTGTGCTCTCATTGTGgcagtgggggttggggggagggggtcagGGTAGAATTTGGAGAAACAGGAAAGTGGCCACACTTCTTAGTGATAGTATTGGGACTGAATATACAATtgagattttattataaaatattaagaatttctTTTCAGGCTGATGTTCTTCCTGCTAATCCATAATGTCCTTGACTAAAGCAGATGCTGATGCATGTAGACAATGAAGCATCAATCAACCAAACTGCACTGGAGCTGAGCACAAGGAGCCATGTgccagaagaagaggaggaggaggaagaggaggaggaagattcCTGAAGGGGAGAAGAGCCCGGGTTAGTCATGCAAGTTAATTTCTAAGTCTCAGAGACTTTCTTTCTTCAAAGAATTCTCATGGGCCCTATAGCCTGCTTTAAAAGGAAGCAAGAACTTCAGGAGAATGTGTAGTTGTAAACATGGTTCCATCAATAACTCAGGTTTCAGAGTGCTTTAACAAAAGTTGGTGacatatagaaaagcagagatgCAGTGTTTCAGTATTGAGCAGTATGGGTGGTGCTGTGTTTATAGGCTGGTCAGATTGAATAATTGTATTCTAAGCAAAAAACTTCCTCTGAAATGCTATTGAGAAGGTCTGGCATCTGCAAAAAGGGCAGAGTTTAAATACAAGGCAGCCTTGCAGCCAACAATGCCTCTATTAAGAAAACCAATTAAACACTGTTTGCATGCCACTGAACCCTTGTGAGCAGAGCGAGGCTACAGTCTGGGAGAGAGATGAcaaagaggagggcagagggcccCTTGAGAGCACAGCTGCTGCCACCCCTCAGTGACGTCGTAAACTGACTGCTAACATGCCGTGTGTGGCTGCCATCACGCCTCAGTTGAGACATCATTATGGTAAAAATGTGCTTAGAAATAAGTCACAGATAAATAGCTGTTACGCTGCTTGCTGCTTTCCAGACAACAACAGACCAAAGGATCAGTTCCTCTGGGGTGAACGATACAATAACATGGTTTAAACCCATTTCTAGACTTAGGCATTGTGCCACTGAAGAAGGATCACGAGGCTCGCGAGATTTGATTTCGTAATAAAGAACTGACAGTTAACAGAATAAAAGATACTTCATATTTGAAGTTGACACTCATTTTTGCATATTGTCCCTTttccagtgaacacacaaatATGTAGTTGCTTgattttataaaagtaatttgCCCTGCCCAGAAATAGaaaagccaaacaaaacacaACCTCCTCAAGCACAGCTTCTTACATAACTGTTCTAGGAGAGAGCATAGACATATTTGTTAATTGATGTTTCATTAAAGTTATGTTGAGCTACTCTTACATGAAGTAGCCAGAAGCTTAAATGAGCATATTTCTTGGAAAACACAATGTGAATATCATTTTGCAACAAAAAGCATCAAGGTATACATTTTGGAGTCTAATGTAAGATACAAGCATGGGTTTTTAAGAGTTGGAAAATTTGGGTACGAATTCTAGCTTGACGACCAGTTGGTTGCTTGCTTTTCACCTTTTCGGGAGTTCTCGCTCTTGtgtctataaaatgagagtaTTCATATCTGCTCTAGCAGTTTCCGGTGAGATGCTAATGAGGTATCACTTAAAAATCCAACTATTGGTAATTCTCTAGCGGTCCAGTGATGAGGATTcccgtgctttcactgctgagggcccaggttcagtccctggctggggaagattgTGAAAGCCATAGCCCCAAAATTAAAATATCCAAGTATTTTATCTCAGTAAGGAAGTGTGAAAAAGGAGTTTGGCCTGGGGAGCTCTAAAAATATAGCATGAGCGATGTAGGAAACATCATTCTTGAGAATGAGATCATTCTTAGTGAAAATTACTAGGAAGAAATCTTTTGACTCAGAGTGAAGTACCTTTGAATGTGAAGAGAGATTTAAAACACCACTCAAAAGACACTGAGCTTGAAAGTGTTCACATCCAGGTTTTAAACACCAGGTCACACCACTCCTTAGTTTACACACTTCAGTGAGACATTCTCAGAGGTGGTGACATCCTCTGTTAGGAAAAGACGCTGGGTGTGAGGAGGGTGTGGTTCTTAAACCTCATCTGAATGTTTGTATGTTGAAAACATGTGAGTTAGACTGTTGACTTATAGAACAGATGTTAGCCTCTCAGGGGGAAAAATGATTGATTGGCTGAGGCAGCCTTGTATATATAGTATTGACCAGTATTTAAAATCCTGGATGTATCTCAGGCTCTCGTAGATCTGCAATGGAACTACCTACTTAGGAGATTTACtggttttaatttgaaaatgaaataagggtttagacatttatttattttggtttttatcaCCTGCTCTCTCAAGAAAATGAGGGAAGAGGTGCTGACTTAGGCAGCCTCATGATCTAAATCTCAAAAGttacttttcaaagaaagaaatgtggcCAGTTAGGACATGgctttgtgggttttgtttttttttgcaatttcacTGCCAGCCCACAGGCACGGAAGTCAGTGCCAAGCACCTTGCTTCTCTGCAGGGACGTGTGTCAGGCGTAACTGATGAGCGGGGAGCCATCACTCAGTGGAGTAAGCAGCGTGGCGCAGCCTCGGGTAGAGGCCCCAGTGCCAGCTGCCCCAGTCCAGCCCCCCGCTCCTGCTTTCCTCTCGTATGAGAGGAGATGGGAGAAATCGATGGGATCTGTTCACAGGCCCACAGGAAAGGTGGCTGGAAGATAAGGGTGCTTGCTGAGAAGAACTGGACAAAGTCCAAAGATTAGAATTCCAGGAAGCCACACTGGTCCAAAGCACTGAACTTGTCCTTAGTGTGGTATTTccgccttccaggctccttcctgTCTTTGCGTTTCCCCCCTCATTAATGCCTGGCTGCTAAATCACTTGATGATTTATCCACTACAGACACTGAAAATGCCCCCACAAAAGCAGAAATTGTTTTCATCCTTTGAATTTGATAGTATATTTATTGGAGTAAGAGATTAGGTTTGTTAAACATCTGGATTAAAATGGTAAAAGGATTTTCATACAGTTGTTAGGCACTATACACACTGTTGTTTACAATGGCATCAGTACTTGGGTTTGGTGAAAGGTagatctcatttattttaatgccTTGATCCATTTGTAACATTCAGAGTAACTCCACCATTTTAGAAACACTAATCCAAACTTAAAGAGACATAGCACTAAATATCCAcatggtatatttaaaaataaatatagaaatacaacCAGAAGTCTACAAACTGTCACAGTAGACAGACTGGTGAAGCCCCAGCTATCATGGCAGTGAAGGGCTCTGGCTAGATTTTGATGAAAATTTGCTGAATTCTACACCAAAAGCAAGAACATAATAAAATAACATGATACACACTTTCTGATGCTCATTTTTATAGCAGCAAAGCATGCTTCACATGCACTGCCTGTGAAGGATCTTACAAGGCTCCTTCCTACTCAGTTAGGAGGTATGCCTGGCAAGAATGAAGTACCACCAAGTGTCAAAGAATCCTGAAAATAGAGGCGACCAGCCAGTTCACGGTGTGGGAAAGCAGTGCAGTTTTCAGTAAGAATGACTACCCACAGTCACCAGAATTTCACTGTAATTCAACATtgcacatgttttcatcatcAGTATACACAAAAACAGCCCCAAGCACAAAGCCAATCCACTTAGGGGAATAACAGTAGTAATAAGAGTAAAGATGATAATATTGAAAACGACACGAATAGAGTTTTGGCACATGCTGTGTTCTTCATCCTTTGTCACAGGTGAAATGCACATCTGAACAAAGACAGGCATGGGAAGGCCGCC includes these proteins:
- the SNAPC5 gene encoding snRNA-activating protein complex subunit 5 isoform X1, whose amino-acid sequence is MLSRLQELRKEEETLLRLKAALHDQLNRLKVEELALQSMISSRREGEMLPSQPAPEPSHDMLMHVDNEASINQTALELSTRSHVPEEEEEEEEEEEDS
- the SNAPC5 gene encoding snRNA-activating protein complex subunit 5 isoform X2 yields the protein MISSRREGEMLPSQPAPEPSHDMLMHVDNEASINQTALELSTRSHVPEEEEEEEEEEEDS